From Achromobacter spanius, a single genomic window includes:
- a CDS encoding MraY family glycosyltransferase: protein MTWLYICVVAFMVGGLIVASERWHGAFTGDSDLNKPQANHSRATPRVGGLAVLAGTLAGLLVLGPSNMTLTWLWPALFVAALPVFVAGLLEDITKDIGASKRLLAAFLSAAIAWWLLGGVSRVGMAPVDYVLSFWPVSLLFTMFAVGGCTHALNIVDGMNGLAGMVATLMAVSISLVALQVGDVPIFLVAAALASATLGFLVWNFPFGRVFLGDGGAYFLGFMLAELAVLLVVRNPSVSPFYALAVLFYPVFETGFSIWRRRFKRGVPVDQPDALHLHQLVFRRLVRVTFSRGRRHAVPALCNALASPYMWVLALIGLVPATIWWDNAWALSASLVVFASVYIWLYARLVSWRRPGWLLLPSVLRTTD, encoded by the coding sequence GTGACCTGGCTGTATATATGCGTGGTCGCGTTCATGGTGGGGGGACTCATCGTGGCGTCCGAGCGCTGGCATGGCGCTTTTACCGGCGATAGCGACCTCAACAAGCCCCAAGCCAATCATTCCCGCGCGACGCCTCGCGTCGGCGGTCTGGCGGTGCTTGCCGGTACGCTGGCTGGCCTGCTGGTCCTCGGACCCAGCAACATGACCCTTACCTGGCTGTGGCCCGCGCTCTTCGTCGCGGCGTTGCCCGTTTTCGTGGCCGGCCTCCTTGAAGACATTACCAAGGACATCGGCGCCAGCAAGCGTTTGCTGGCCGCTTTTCTGTCCGCGGCCATCGCGTGGTGGCTGCTGGGCGGCGTCAGCCGCGTCGGCATGGCCCCTGTGGATTACGTGTTGTCATTCTGGCCGGTGTCGCTACTGTTCACCATGTTCGCGGTGGGTGGCTGTACCCATGCCCTGAATATCGTTGACGGCATGAACGGCCTGGCCGGCATGGTCGCCACCCTGATGGCGGTGTCGATCAGCCTCGTTGCCCTGCAGGTCGGCGACGTGCCGATCTTCCTGGTGGCCGCGGCGCTGGCGTCGGCAACCCTGGGCTTCCTGGTGTGGAACTTCCCGTTCGGACGCGTGTTCCTGGGCGATGGCGGCGCGTACTTCCTGGGCTTCATGCTGGCCGAACTGGCCGTGCTGCTGGTCGTGCGCAACCCGTCGGTGTCGCCGTTCTACGCCCTGGCGGTCCTGTTCTACCCCGTATTCGAAACCGGTTTCTCGATCTGGCGCCGCCGCTTCAAGCGTGGCGTGCCGGTCGACCAGCCCGATGCGCTGCACTTGCACCAGCTTGTGTTCCGCCGGCTGGTCCGGGTTACCTTCAGCCGCGGTCGGCGCCATGCCGTCCCCGCGCTTTGCAATGCGCTGGCGTCCCCGTACATGTGGGTCCTGGCGCTGATCGGGCTGGTGCCGGCCACGATCTGGTGGGACAACGCCTGGGCCCTGAGCGCCAGCCTCGTTGTCTTTGCCAGTGTCTATATCTGGCTGTACGCGCGCCTGGTCTCCTGGCGCCGCCCGGGTTGGCTGTTGTTGCCATCCGTGCTGCGAACCACCGATTAG
- a CDS encoding putative bifunctional diguanylate cyclase/phosphodiesterase: MLVGTYNPSLVLVSLGVAILASYTALGMANRVKASSGLPAAKFWLAGGAFAMGIGIWSMHFVGMLAFSLPIPMGYDLALTLLSLAIAIGCSAFALWMVCKDELPWGRLTAGALLMGSGIASMHYIGMAAMRMSPGIDYDPAWFALSVVIAIAASGAALWITYRLRQDAPRVALSRPLAAGVMGLAIVGMHYTGMEAAAFPAGSICMAANEGISAGWLAIAVTAVTLSVLAIALVVAVLDNRLEARTSALASSLAEANEELVQLALHDTLTKLPNRILLEDRMEQAIESASRRRGYFAVLFFDLDGFKAVNDAYGHHTGDALLIDLAQRIRLALRTQDTVARLGGDEFIVLSEVLEPTDAANVADRLIDAIARPVTVYGHEVLVTSSVGIAVYPNDGRDTHALLTNADAAMYHAKRLGGTGYSFFEPSMNADAHEQIELLHDLRLAQERDQFVLHYQPKYEAPAGPIMGAEALLRWNHPTRGLVGPDQFIPTAEKTGLILSIGDWVINEACRQMREWIDVGQGHWTIAVNISALQFSHSSLVETVRSALARHAVPPACLTIEVTESTAMRDAEASLTVLKRLSELGVTISIDDFGTGYSSLLYLKRLPATELKIDRGFVNQLDNDNEDAAIVSAIVALAQQLNLRIVAEGVETAAQQKFLTGLGCDSLQGFLLGKPMPATEFLEHAAT, encoded by the coding sequence ATGCTCGTTGGAACTTATAACCCTTCGCTCGTCCTCGTATCCCTAGGGGTCGCCATCCTGGCGTCGTATACGGCGCTGGGCATGGCCAACCGTGTGAAGGCATCGAGCGGCCTGCCCGCCGCGAAGTTCTGGCTGGCGGGCGGCGCGTTCGCGATGGGCATCGGGATCTGGTCGATGCACTTCGTGGGCATGCTGGCGTTCAGCCTGCCCATTCCCATGGGCTACGACCTGGCCCTGACCCTGCTGTCCCTGGCCATCGCCATCGGTTGCTCGGCCTTCGCGCTGTGGATGGTCTGCAAGGACGAACTGCCGTGGGGCCGGCTGACCGCGGGCGCGCTGCTGATGGGATCGGGCATCGCGTCGATGCATTACATCGGCATGGCCGCGATGCGCATGTCGCCGGGCATCGACTACGACCCCGCGTGGTTCGCGCTGTCCGTGGTGATTGCGATTGCCGCGTCGGGCGCAGCCCTTTGGATCACCTACCGGCTGCGGCAGGACGCGCCGCGCGTGGCGCTGTCGCGCCCGTTGGCCGCGGGCGTCATGGGGCTGGCGATCGTGGGCATGCACTACACGGGCATGGAAGCCGCGGCCTTTCCGGCGGGCAGCATCTGCATGGCGGCCAACGAGGGCATTTCGGCGGGCTGGCTCGCCATTGCCGTGACCGCCGTCACGCTGAGCGTGCTGGCGATCGCGCTGGTGGTGGCCGTGCTGGACAACCGGCTTGAGGCGCGCACGTCGGCGCTGGCCTCGTCGCTGGCCGAAGCCAATGAAGAGCTGGTGCAACTGGCGCTGCACGACACGTTGACCAAACTGCCCAACCGCATCCTGCTGGAAGACCGGATGGAACAGGCCATCGAAAGCGCGAGCCGCCGCCGGGGCTATTTCGCGGTGCTGTTCTTTGACCTGGACGGTTTCAAGGCCGTCAACGACGCCTACGGCCACCACACCGGCGACGCGCTCCTGATCGACCTGGCGCAGCGCATTCGCCTGGCGTTGCGCACGCAGGACACCGTCGCCCGCCTTGGCGGTGACGAGTTCATCGTGCTGAGCGAGGTGCTGGAGCCCACCGACGCGGCCAACGTGGCGGATCGTCTGATCGACGCCATCGCGCGCCCCGTGACGGTCTACGGCCACGAAGTGCTGGTGACGTCCAGCGTGGGCATTGCCGTCTATCCGAACGACGGCCGGGACACCCATGCCTTGCTGACCAATGCCGACGCGGCGATGTACCACGCCAAGCGGCTGGGCGGCACGGGCTACAGCTTTTTCGAACCTTCCATGAACGCGGACGCGCACGAGCAGATCGAGCTGCTGCACGACCTGCGACTGGCGCAGGAGCGCGACCAGTTCGTCCTGCATTACCAGCCGAAGTACGAAGCGCCGGCCGGCCCCATCATGGGCGCCGAAGCGCTGCTGCGCTGGAACCATCCGACGCGCGGACTGGTCGGCCCGGACCAGTTCATTCCCACGGCGGAAAAGACCGGCCTGATCCTGTCCATCGGCGATTGGGTCATCAACGAAGCCTGCCGCCAGATGCGCGAATGGATCGACGTCGGCCAGGGCCACTGGACCATCGCGGTCAACATCTCGGCGCTGCAGTTTTCGCATTCCAGCCTGGTAGAGACGGTGCGCTCGGCGTTGGCGCGGCATGCCGTCCCGCCCGCCTGCCTGACGATCGAAGTGACCGAGTCGACCGCCATGCGCGACGCGGAAGCCAGCCTGACGGTGCTCAAGCGCCTGTCCGAGCTGGGCGTCACGATTTCCATCGACGACTTCGGCACCGGCTATTCCAGCCTGCTTTATCTCAAGCGGCTGCCCGCGACCGAACTGAAGATCGATCGCGGCTTCGTGAATCAGCTGGACAACGACAACGAGGATGCGGCCATCGTGTCGGCCATCGTGGCGCTGGCGCAGCAGCTCAACCTGCGCATCGTGGCCGAAGGCGTCGAGACGGCCGCGCAGCAGAAATTCCTGACCGGGCTGGGCTGCGACTCGCTGCAGGGTTTTCTGCTGGGCAAGCCCATGCCGGCCACCGAATTCCTGGAACACGCGGCAACCTGA
- a CDS encoding dihydrofolate reductase — MPASLTLIVAYSTNRAIGRDNALPWKLPGDLAHFKRSTLGHPIIMGRKTWDSLGRPLPGRSNIVISRNPDFSAAGAILAPTLEAAVAACGDIDEAFVIGGAQIYAQALPLARRVLATEVHADVEGDAFFPLLPSFQWKETAREPQPAENGYDYDFVTYEHA; from the coding sequence ATGCCCGCCAGCCTTACCCTGATCGTCGCCTATTCCACCAACCGCGCCATCGGCCGCGACAACGCCCTGCCCTGGAAATTGCCGGGCGACCTGGCGCATTTCAAGCGCAGCACGCTGGGCCATCCCATCATCATGGGCCGCAAGACGTGGGACTCGCTGGGCCGCCCCCTGCCCGGCCGCAGCAACATCGTCATCAGCCGCAATCCCGATTTCAGCGCCGCCGGCGCCATCCTGGCGCCCACGCTGGAGGCCGCGGTGGCCGCCTGCGGCGACATCGACGAAGCCTTCGTGATTGGCGGCGCGCAGATCTATGCGCAGGCCCTGCCGCTGGCCCGGCGCGTGCTGGCCACCGAGGTCCATGCGGACGTCGAGGGCGACGCGTTCTTTCCGCTGCTGCCGTCGTTCCAGTGGAAGGAAACGGCGCGCGAGCCGCAGCCAGCCGAAAACGGCTACGACTACGACTTCGTCACGTATGAACACGCCTGA
- the tviB gene encoding Vi polysaccharide biosynthesis UDP-N-acetylglucosamine C-6 dehydrogenase TviB: MLRIQDVKLAVVGLGYVGLPLAVEFGKKRAVIGFDINTRRIDALKAGHDHTLEVSDAELAEAKQLSYTAERAELGEANVFIVTVPTPIDEYKQPDLTPLVKASETIGAVLKRGDIVIYESTVYPGATEEDCVPVLERVSGLKYNVDFFAGYSPERINPGDKEHRVSTIKKVTSGSTPEIATLVDQLYKEIITAGTHKASSIRVAEAAKVIENTQRDVNIALINELALIFNKMGIDTEAVLQAAGTKWNFLPFRPGLVGGHCIGVDPYYLTHKAQSIGYHPEIILAGRRLNDSMGSYVVSQLVKCMTKRRIHVQGARVLVMGLAFKENCPDLRNTRIVDIVRELGDYNVDVDIYDPWVDADEAMHEYGLTPVSKPDEGKYDAVILAVAHNQFKDMGAEGIRKLGKPQHILYDLKYVLSPAESDLRL, translated from the coding sequence ATGTTGCGAATCCAGGATGTGAAACTCGCTGTCGTCGGCCTAGGCTACGTCGGGCTGCCCCTGGCCGTTGAATTCGGCAAGAAGCGCGCCGTCATTGGCTTTGACATCAACACGCGCCGCATCGACGCGCTGAAGGCGGGTCACGACCATACGCTGGAAGTCAGCGACGCCGAACTGGCCGAAGCCAAGCAGTTGAGCTACACCGCCGAACGCGCCGAACTGGGCGAGGCCAACGTGTTCATCGTGACCGTGCCCACCCCCATCGACGAATACAAGCAGCCGGACCTGACCCCGCTGGTCAAGGCCAGCGAAACGATCGGCGCGGTGCTCAAGCGCGGCGACATCGTCATCTATGAATCCACCGTCTATCCCGGCGCCACCGAGGAAGACTGCGTGCCGGTTCTGGAGCGCGTGTCGGGCCTGAAGTACAACGTGGACTTCTTTGCCGGCTACAGCCCCGAGCGCATCAACCCGGGCGACAAGGAACACCGCGTCAGCACGATCAAGAAGGTCACCTCCGGCTCCACGCCGGAAATCGCCACCCTGGTCGACCAGCTGTACAAGGAAATCATCACCGCCGGCACGCACAAGGCGTCCAGCATCCGCGTGGCCGAGGCCGCCAAGGTGATCGAAAACACGCAGCGCGACGTGAACATCGCGCTGATCAACGAACTGGCCCTGATCTTCAACAAGATGGGCATCGACACCGAAGCCGTGCTGCAGGCCGCCGGCACCAAATGGAACTTCCTGCCGTTCCGTCCGGGCCTGGTGGGCGGTCACTGCATTGGCGTGGACCCGTACTACCTGACGCACAAGGCGCAGTCCATCGGCTACCACCCCGAGATCATCCTGGCGGGCCGCCGCCTGAACGACTCCATGGGCAGCTACGTGGTGTCGCAGCTGGTCAAGTGCATGACCAAGCGCCGCATCCACGTGCAGGGCGCGCGCGTGCTGGTGATGGGCCTGGCCTTCAAGGAAAACTGCCCCGACCTGCGCAACACGCGCATCGTGGACATCGTCCGTGAACTGGGCGACTACAACGTCGACGTGGACATCTACGACCCGTGGGTCGACGCCGACGAAGCCATGCACGAATACGGCCTGACCCCCGTGTCCAAGCCCGACGAGGGCAAGTACGACGCCGTGATCCTGGCCGTCGCGCACAACCAGTTCAAGGACATGGGCGCCGAAGGCATCCGCAAGCTCGGCAAGCCGCAACATATCCTGTACGACCTGAAGTACGTGCTGTCGCCCGCTGAATCCGACCTGCGTCTGTAA
- the coq7 gene encoding 2-polyprenyl-3-methyl-6-methoxy-1,4-benzoquinone monooxygenase, whose product MSTTLSKSGPVSLRRRPGPLDALLAETDRALRVLSGSASAGRAYPATAQESPQALSAQEKRHAAGLMRVNHVGEVCAQALYRGQASVCKESGPRALLLNAAAEEVDHLVWCNERLKELGSRPSLLNPVWYAGSFALGVMASVAGVPRNLGFMAETEKQVEAHLDEHLRTLPVQDERSRQIVTKMKDDEAQHRASAEQAGGVPLPAPVKLAMRAMSKVMTTTAYWI is encoded by the coding sequence ATGTCCACCACGTTGTCCAAATCCGGCCCCGTTTCCCTGCGGCGCCGCCCCGGTCCCCTGGATGCCTTGCTGGCCGAGACCGACCGTGCGTTGCGCGTGCTTTCGGGCAGCGCCAGCGCCGGCCGGGCCTACCCCGCCACCGCGCAGGAATCGCCGCAAGCCCTGTCCGCGCAGGAAAAGCGCCACGCGGCCGGCCTGATGCGGGTCAACCACGTCGGCGAGGTCTGCGCCCAGGCGCTGTACCGCGGACAGGCGTCGGTGTGCAAGGAGTCCGGCCCGCGTGCGCTGCTGCTGAACGCCGCCGCCGAAGAAGTCGACCACCTTGTCTGGTGCAACGAGCGCCTGAAAGAACTGGGCAGCCGGCCCAGCCTGCTCAATCCGGTCTGGTACGCGGGCTCGTTCGCGCTGGGCGTCATGGCCAGCGTGGCCGGCGTGCCGCGTAATCTGGGCTTCATGGCCGAAACCGAAAAGCAGGTCGAGGCCCACCTGGACGAACACCTGCGCACCTTGCCGGTGCAGGACGAACGTTCGCGCCAGATCGTCACGAAAATGAAAGACGACGAGGCCCAGCATCGCGCCAGCGCCGAGCAGGCGGGGGGCGTACCGCTGCCCGCGCCCGTGAAACTGGCTATGCGCGCCATGTCCAAGGTGATGACGACCACCGCGTATTGGATCTGA
- a CDS encoding thymidylate synthase: MKQYLDLVQSILDTGSWQENRTGIRTLSMPGASLRFDLQQGFPAVTTKKLAFKSAIGEMVGFLRASRSAAEFRELGCKVWDQNANENAQWLANPYREGPDDLGPVYGVQWRQWPAYKMLDASRPGQIDDALSRGYTKVADLEEGGVPKVLLYKAVDQLRQCLDTIHERPGDRRILFHGWNWAQIEEMALPPCHLLYQFLPNATTREISLCLYIRSNDVGLGTPFNLTEGAALLHLVGRLTGYTPRWFTYFIGDAHIYENHLPMLREQLTRTPYESPRLVLSDRIPDFAVTGRYEPEWLEKVEPGDFSLSGYTHHAPLTAAMAV; this comes from the coding sequence ATGAAACAATACCTGGACCTCGTTCAATCCATCCTCGACACCGGCTCGTGGCAGGAAAACCGGACCGGCATCCGCACCCTCAGCATGCCGGGCGCCTCGCTGCGGTTCGACCTGCAGCAGGGCTTTCCCGCCGTCACCACCAAGAAGCTGGCATTCAAGTCGGCCATTGGCGAAATGGTGGGTTTCCTGCGCGCCTCCCGCAGCGCGGCGGAATTCCGTGAACTCGGCTGCAAGGTCTGGGACCAGAACGCCAACGAGAACGCGCAGTGGCTGGCCAACCCCTACCGCGAAGGCCCGGACGATCTGGGTCCGGTCTACGGCGTGCAGTGGCGCCAGTGGCCAGCCTACAAGATGCTGGATGCCAGCCGCCCCGGGCAGATCGATGACGCGCTGTCGCGCGGGTACACCAAGGTGGCCGACCTTGAAGAAGGCGGCGTGCCGAAGGTGCTGCTGTACAAGGCGGTCGACCAGTTGCGGCAATGCCTGGACACCATTCACGAGCGCCCGGGCGACCGGCGCATCCTGTTCCACGGCTGGAACTGGGCGCAGATCGAGGAAATGGCGCTGCCGCCTTGCCACCTGCTCTATCAGTTCCTGCCCAACGCGACGACGCGCGAGATCTCGCTGTGCCTGTATATCCGCTCCAATGACGTGGGTTTGGGCACGCCGTTCAACCTGACCGAAGGCGCGGCGCTGCTGCACCTGGTCGGGCGCCTGACCGGCTACACGCCGCGCTGGTTCACGTATTTCATCGGCGATGCACATATCTATGAGAACCATCTGCCGATGCTGCGCGAGCAACTGACGCGAACGCCGTATGAATCGCCGCGTCTCGTTTTGTCGGACCGCATTCCCGATTTCGCGGTGACCGGCCGCTACGAACCCGAGTGGCTCGAGAAGGTGGAACCCGGCGACTTTTCGTTGTCGGGCTACACGCACCACGCGCCTCTCACGGCCGCCATGGCCGTCTGA
- a CDS encoding OsmC family protein — protein MECTIDWGGPTGMLFTASTGSGHVAVMDGAVDGGGHNLAPRPMEMLLAGTGGCTAYDVVLILKRGRHAVTGCSVKLQAERAGTDPKVFTKIHFAFTVTGANLPRAAVERAVQLSHEKYCSASAMLEKTAEMTFSVDIVDTQEATATA, from the coding sequence ATGGAATGCACGATCGACTGGGGCGGCCCCACCGGGATGCTCTTCACTGCCAGCACGGGTAGCGGCCACGTGGCCGTGATGGACGGCGCCGTGGACGGCGGCGGCCACAACCTGGCGCCCCGCCCCATGGAAATGCTGCTGGCCGGCACGGGCGGCTGCACGGCCTATGACGTGGTGCTGATCCTCAAGCGCGGCCGCCATGCGGTCACGGGTTGCAGCGTCAAGCTGCAGGCCGAGCGCGCCGGCACCGACCCCAAGGTCTTCACGAAGATTCACTTCGCGTTCACCGTCACCGGCGCCAATCTGCCGCGCGCGGCCGTCGAACGCGCCGTGCAGCTTTCTCACGAGAAATACTGCTCGGCGTCGGCCATGCTGGAAAAGACCGCCGAAATGACGTTCTCCGTCGACATCGTCGACACACAGGAAGCCACCGCTACCGCCTGA
- a CDS encoding aspartate aminotransferase family protein encodes MNAPAQLPDLSHLWMPFTANKQFKAQPRMLAKAKGMYYTSTDGRQILDGTAGLWCVNAGHGREEIVEAIARQAGVMDYAPGFQLGHPLAFEAATAVAGLMPQGMDRVFFTNSGSESVDTTLKIALAYHRARGEGQRTRLIGRERGYHGVGFGGISVGGISANRKTFSGALLPAVDHLPHTHNIEQNAYSKGQPAWGAHLAEELERIIALHDASTIAAVIVEPMAGSTGVLIPPKGYLEKLREITAKHGILLIFDEVITAYGRLGAATASEFFGVTPDIIAMAKGVSNAAVPAGAVAVKREVHDAIVNGPAGGIEFFHGYTYSAHPLAAAAILATLDIYRREDLFGRARKLSGAFQDAAHSLKGAPNVIDVRNLGLVSGIELAPRAGAPGARAAEVFQRCFDSGLMVRYTGDIIAVSPPLIIDEAQIGQIFEQIGKILKEVA; translated from the coding sequence ATGAACGCCCCCGCCCAGTTGCCCGACCTGTCCCATCTCTGGATGCCCTTTACGGCCAACAAGCAGTTCAAGGCCCAACCGCGCATGCTGGCCAAGGCCAAAGGCATGTACTACACGTCCACGGACGGCCGCCAGATCCTGGACGGCACGGCGGGCCTGTGGTGCGTCAATGCCGGCCACGGCCGCGAAGAGATCGTCGAGGCCATCGCCCGCCAGGCCGGCGTCATGGATTACGCCCCGGGCTTCCAGCTGGGCCACCCGCTGGCCTTCGAGGCCGCGACCGCCGTCGCGGGCCTGATGCCGCAGGGAATGGACCGCGTGTTCTTCACGAACTCCGGCTCCGAATCGGTCGACACCACGCTGAAGATCGCCCTGGCCTACCACCGCGCGCGCGGCGAAGGCCAGCGCACCCGCCTGATCGGCCGCGAGCGCGGCTACCACGGCGTTGGCTTTGGCGGCATCTCGGTGGGCGGCATCTCGGCCAACCGCAAGACGTTCTCCGGCGCCCTGCTGCCCGCCGTGGACCACCTGCCCCACACCCACAATATTGAGCAGAACGCCTACTCGAAGGGCCAGCCCGCCTGGGGCGCGCACCTGGCCGAGGAGCTGGAGCGCATCATCGCCCTGCACGATGCGTCGACCATCGCCGCCGTGATCGTCGAGCCCATGGCCGGCTCCACTGGCGTGCTGATTCCGCCCAAGGGATATCTGGAAAAGCTGCGCGAAATCACCGCCAAGCACGGCATCCTGCTGATTTTCGATGAGGTCATCACCGCCTATGGCCGCCTGGGCGCCGCCACGGCCTCCGAGTTCTTTGGCGTGACGCCGGACATCATCGCCATGGCCAAGGGCGTCAGCAATGCCGCCGTTCCCGCTGGCGCCGTGGCCGTCAAGCGCGAAGTGCACGACGCCATCGTCAACGGACCGGCGGGCGGCATCGAGTTCTTCCACGGCTACACGTATTCGGCGCACCCGCTGGCCGCGGCCGCCATCCTGGCCACGCTGGACATCTACCGCCGCGAAGACCTCTTCGGCCGCGCCCGCAAGCTGTCGGGCGCGTTCCAGGACGCCGCGCACAGTCTGAAGGGCGCGCCCAACGTCATCGACGTGCGCAACCTGGGCCTGGTGTCCGGCATTGAACTGGCCCCGCGCGCAGGCGCCCCCGGCGCGCGCGCCGCCGAAGTCTTCCAGCGCTGCTTCGACAGCGGCCTGATGGTGCGCTACACCGGCGACATCATCGCCGTCTCGCCGCCACTCATCATCGACGAGGCACAGATCGGACAGATCTTCGAACAGATCGGCAAGATCCTGAAAGAGGTTGCCTGA
- a CDS encoding PLP-dependent aminotransferase family protein, with the protein MIDFQPVRGRGAAPTLVEQLVAAILRAVEAQTLRPGMSLPSVREFARQYGVSTFTVASAYSRLVSQGWLAARPGAGYRVASPDAPARRAEPLSWEPPRLNAGWLLSDIFADHSIPIKSGCGWLPGEWLNEEGLHMALRHMGRVPAMRIANYGHPYGYAPLRETIAASLSAQGMEVEASQVLLTQGVTHGLDTVIRTLLRPGDTVVVEQPAYANLLQLLRLAGLRVIAVPRTVDGLDCDALERVAAQHRPRALFINTALQNPSGASITMANAFRILQAAERHGLWVVEDDISRELAPGVTPMLAALDGARRVVYLGGYSKVISPSVRVGYVVAHRDLVRDIARTKMAVGLTTPEIMERIVHQVIREGRYRAHIARTRERLAQAHTEVAEQMRQHGFEIYGKPQGGLFLWAQVAGQWRERGANGLAELALKDGIWLAPGSYFDADEADTAWVRFNVAYSAAPALWRFMRNAGAA; encoded by the coding sequence GTGATCGACTTCCAACCCGTCCGCGGCCGCGGGGCCGCGCCCACCCTCGTCGAACAGCTTGTCGCCGCGATCCTGCGCGCCGTCGAGGCGCAGACGCTGCGTCCGGGTATGTCCCTACCCTCGGTCCGCGAGTTCGCGCGCCAATACGGCGTCAGCACCTTCACCGTGGCCAGCGCTTACAGCCGGCTGGTGTCGCAGGGGTGGCTGGCGGCGCGTCCCGGCGCGGGCTACCGGGTGGCATCGCCCGACGCGCCCGCCCGCCGGGCCGAACCCCTGTCCTGGGAGCCGCCGCGGCTGAACGCGGGGTGGCTGCTGTCGGATATCTTTGCCGACCATTCCATCCCCATCAAGTCGGGTTGCGGCTGGCTGCCCGGCGAATGGCTGAACGAAGAAGGACTGCACATGGCGCTGCGCCACATGGGGCGCGTGCCCGCGATGCGGATCGCCAACTACGGCCACCCGTACGGCTATGCGCCGCTGCGCGAGACCATCGCGGCCAGCCTGAGCGCGCAGGGCATGGAGGTCGAGGCGTCGCAGGTGCTGCTGACGCAGGGTGTGACCCACGGGCTGGACACCGTGATCCGCACGCTGCTGCGGCCAGGCGACACGGTGGTCGTCGAGCAGCCGGCCTACGCCAACCTTCTGCAGTTGCTGCGCCTGGCGGGTCTACGCGTCATCGCGGTGCCGCGCACGGTCGATGGCCTGGACTGCGACGCGCTCGAGCGGGTGGCGGCCCAGCACCGGCCGCGCGCGCTCTTCATCAATACCGCCTTGCAGAACCCATCGGGCGCCAGCATCACCATGGCCAACGCGTTCCGCATCCTGCAGGCGGCGGAGCGGCACGGGCTGTGGGTGGTGGAAGACGACATCTCGCGCGAACTGGCGCCCGGCGTGACGCCGATGCTGGCGGCGCTGGACGGGGCGCGCCGGGTCGTCTACCTGGGCGGGTATTCGAAGGTCATCAGTCCGTCGGTGCGGGTGGGCTACGTGGTGGCGCATCGCGATCTGGTGCGCGACATCGCGCGCACCAAGATGGCGGTGGGGCTGACGACGCCCGAGATCATGGAGCGCATCGTGCATCAGGTCATCCGCGAGGGCCGCTACCGCGCCCACATCGCACGCACCCGCGAGCGGCTGGCCCAGGCGCACACCGAAGTCGCCGAACAGATGCGCCAGCACGGCTTTGAAATTTATGGAAAGCCGCAGGGCGGCCTGTTTTTGTGGGCGCAGGTGGCGGGGCAGTGGCGCGAGCGCGGCGCCAATGGGCTGGCGGAGCTGGCGCTCAAGGACGGCATCTGGCTGGCGCCCGGTTCGTACTTTGACGCGGACGAGGCCGACACGGCGTGGGTGCGCTTTAACGTGGCGTATTCGGCGGCGCCCGCGCTGTGGCGCTTCATGCGCAACGCGGGCGCGGCGTAG